The Chitinophaga sp. H8 region GAAAAGGCGTATTATAACCCGTATCAGCCGGATGATGAACCAGTATGTATTACAGCTGAAAGTAGCAGATGCCCAGGCAGGTTTAAAAGGGTTTAATAAATATGGCAAAGCAGTACTGCTGTCTACCAAAATAGATGGTTTTTTGTATGACAGTGAGTTTATGTACCGCGCCGGGAAAAGCCGCCAGCTGCGTATTGCTCCGGTAACCGTGCACTGCAGGGCAGGCATCCGCTTTTCTTCTTTTAAAATAAAGCTGTTATTGAAAGAATTTAGAAATTATCTGCGTATTATAGCTGCCAATCAGGGTTAAAATTTATGAAGCCGGACAAAAAGTTGTTGATTAGTGTAGATGTGGAGGAATTTGATATCCCCGAAGAGTTTGGGCAGCAGGTACCTTTGCAGGAGAAGCTGGAAGTATCCAGGCGTGGCCTGGAGCGGACCCTGGAATTGTTTGAACGGTACCATGTACGGGCTACTTTTTTTATCACTGCTTATTGGGCGCAGCATTATCCGGAGCTGGTCAGGCAAATGGCAGCAACACATGAAATCGCCTCCCACGCTTATTACCATAGCAGTTTCAAGGAATCAGACCTGGAGAGTTCCAGGCTGGCATTGCAGGAAATCAGCGGACAGCAGGTATACGGGTTCAGGATGCCGCGGCTACGCCAGGTAAATATGACCGCATTAAAAGCAGCCGGATACACCTACGATGCTTCTGTAAACCCCACCTGGATGCCAGGACGTTATAACAACTGGCACCTGCCAAGAACCCTGTTCCGCGAAAAAGAAATGTGGATTATTCCTTCTTCCGTATCTCCCATCTGCCGGTATCCTGTATTCTGGTTGAGTGTAAAAAACGCCCCTTTATGGATGTCCCGGCATTTCAGTAAAACGATCCTTAAACGCGATAAATACCTCTCTTTTTACTTCCATCCCTGGGAGCTGGCCGAGCTGGAGGGTTATTCCCTGCCTGGCTATATCAGCCGTATGTCCGGTAATAAAATGCGGGATAAGATGGAGGGCTTCTTACAATTTTTACAGCAGCAAGGCCAGTTTTGTGCACATCGGGATTTTTTGGAAGCTAATAGCTGATTTCCACCACTTTATCCGCATTTCCGCCATTGCTGGTACACAGGTATACCCTGCCGGCAGGGGATATACAGACATCGCGCAGACGGCCAAAGGCGTTCGTAAAATAAGTTGTTGTACCGGTAACACTTTTACCATCTGCCCCTAGTTTTAGCTGATAGAGGCGCCGGCCTTTCAGGGTGGTCAGGAGCAGGGAATTTTTCCATTGCGGGATGCGGTCATGGTTATAGTAATCCATCCCGGAGGTAGCTACGGTACTGTTTCCGGAAGACCATACAGGTTGTTTTACATTGTTGGCATTACAGAAGGTGGCTTCGCCCGGTTGATCGCAGGGCCCTTCCACATTGGGCCAGCCGTAGTTGCGTTGTTTCTCAATGATATTTACCTCATCTTCAATATTTTGCCCATGTTCTGAGCTGTACAGCGTGTTATCAGTTTGTACCAGCCCTTGGGGATTGCGGTGTCCGTAGCTCCATACAGGGTTGTTGGGGAATGGATTATCAGCCGGAATGCTGCCATCCAGGTTGATCCGGAGTATTTTCCCATTGGGAGCAGCCGTATTTTGGGCAACAGCCGATTGGCCGGCATCTCCGGTAGAGATCCATAGTTTTGGAGCAGCTCCTGTACTGATCAGCAAACGGGCACCATTGTGGATATTGCCCGCGTTTATGTTGTCCAGCAGTGTAACCGGGGAGGAAAGAGCGCCGTTCCCGTAGGTATAGCGGACTACTTTTTCTGTATAGGTCCCGCTTTTATCGTAATTATAGATCACATATACATAGGGTTGGGTATTAAAATCAGGGTGTAAAGTCATGCCAAGCAGGCCACCTTCTCCCATTGCCTTTGCCTCGCTGATCCTAAGCAGTGGGATTACCTGACCCGTTTTGGGGACAATGCGGCTGATCTGTCCATTTCTTTCCGTCATCCATATGTGGTCATCTGGCCCCCAGTGTATTTCCCAGGGGAAATTAAGTCCTTCAACTACTGTACGGATGCTGTCTGCTGGCCATTCTTCGTCCCGGGCAGGTGGTTTGGCCTCTTTTTTGCAGGAGGCAGTTGGTAGTAGCATTACCCAAAGGATAATGGGAAGTAGCAAGGAAAGATATTGAAGGGGCTTCATTGGTATATACAGTTTACTTACTAATAAAACGTACAATAGGATCATTTATATATGAGGAGCACAGTTTGTGTAGCAAACGGAGATATTTTTTACAAAAAGTGACCGGACTGTTTTTTTATATTTTTATGCTAAGATGTATGTTTATTAGCTTCATTTACAGTACTTTTGTGTAAACGTTTCATATACGTTCCTGTGAATGAATGCCCTGTGTGTAAATGGTCATGTATCCCCATTATCCCCAACCTGTCACAAGTAGCTCTTTTTGTTCAGTTCATGTTTATCTATAGTAATATTTCACTGTGTGAGAAGCAAATCATTGTACAACCTTTTTGCATGGAAATAGTTATTACAGCAGCGTTTATTTGTTAAAACTAAAATTAAGATTATGAAAAAAATTTGTCACTTAACCCTTGTCATGTTTGCAATGTTGTTTGGATCCACAGCCATGGCACAAACCCAGAAAGGCAATTTAATGGTAGGGGGCGACCTTACTAACTTTGGCTTTAATTTTCAGAAAGGCAGCACCAAATTTGATTTTAATCTGACACCAAAACTAGGGTATTTTATTAAGGATGATCTGGCCTTGGGAGGTTATGTAAACTTCGGGCTTTCCACTGCAAAAGGTGCCGGCTCTACAGTAGATTATGGCATTGGTGCATTTGGACGTTATTTCATCAATGATAAGAATGTAAAGAAGCTGGAGTTTTCGAAGAGAGCTCGTTTCTTTGTGGAAGCGAATGCAGGTTTTGCAGGAACTAATCCGGCAAGCGGGGCTTCTACAAATGGATTAAACCTTGGAGCAGGACCTGGTCTGGCTTATTTTATTACGCCAAATGTGGCTTTGGAAGCATTGGTAAAGTATGATCTGATTGTTGGTTTTGGTAATTCTGTTACTTCTAACCAGCTGGGCTTTAACTTAGGCTTCCAGATTTACTTACCTACTGCAAAAGCTAAACAGATTATCCGGGAGGAGCAGCGCTAAGCAGTTAAAATACTACCGTTTTTATAAAGAAAGCTGTCAGTGTACTGGCAGCTTTTTTTGTGGGTAGCATTACAAAGATGGGGTACTGAAAAGGGGGAGGAGTAGTTGTTAATAACTGCTGAACGAAATGATTATCTGCATATTAAGTGAATAAACTGAATGGCGCGATTATCACCATTAGCCCTTATTTTAGCGGGAGCGTTGCCAATATTGGCCGCTTATTGGGAATGCCGAAAACCAAATAAATAGAGTAGGCTCAATTCACCCTAAAACCTTTTCTATGTTAAGCACTATTTTAGCAGCTGTGTTAAAGTTTGTAAGCATTGTAGCTGGTGGGCTATAAAATTATTTCACTTTGAGGTAGTGAAATATTGAGGTTTAACCACAGTTTTTTTGGTTGAAGCTCCGGTAGTCCGGAGCTTTTTTTGTGCCTGGAAATGGAGGAGGCAGGGGTAAGGAGCCGGAAAGGGTGGGTGGGAGGATATTGGGAATGATGGTGGCGGGGAGCTGGTGGGATCATGCCGGATGGGAAAAGGGGGAGTCTGATATTGGGTGAATGGAACTACCATTAAAATGCTGAATAGAATGAATTGAACTTATTGAAAATGAATGGAATGAATGACCTCCTTATAAACAATACCTCCTATATTAGTGCTAAGTTTAATGTGCATATAGTTAATTGGGATTGCCGAAAACCAAAGAAACAGAGTAGGTATAACCATATCCTAAAAATGTTCAACATGGATTTTCTTAGCAGATTGTTGCAAACATTATTGGCACTTTTGAAATCTTTAACCGGAGGTCTTTAATAGCCCCGGTATTAAGAAAGAGGTTGTCTAACACCCTTATGAACTCCAGGCATTTGTTCTGGAGTTTTTTTATACTACAGGTTAAGCGGATATCCGGTGCCTTCATGCAATGAACAGCCGGTCTGAAAGCATTGATAATGAATAAAATGAATGACATTATTATTAATAATTGCTCCTAATTTTAAAGCGTGCTTTATACACATTGAACTTTTGGGATTGCCGAAAACCAAATTAAGAGAGTAGGCGGAAACTTATGAAAAACCGTACATTATGGACTTGCTGAATCAACTGTTAGCATTAGTACTGGGATTGGTTAAATCCTTACTGGGGGGCACTGGTTTACCATTCTAAGTAAATCAGGCTCAGTACGCTAAATTTTATTGTACTCAAAAAAGGCTGTTTTTCCGATGATGGAAGGCAGCCTTTTTTCATGGAAAACGGGGAGGGAGGAGGTGTTGTTTGAGGAATGTGGATAATGGGGTGGCGGTGGATAAAATCGCGGAAAAATAAATGTGCAAAATGATGGCTTTTCCATCTCTTTTTCTATATTTGTTTCCCTGGTTTGAAAAAATGCGTAAAAAGATTTAAAAAATAATCAGGGACTATTTAGAGGGCGATAAGCCTGTGGATAATTTTATTAAGACATAGAGTATCAACGATTTGTGACACCCCGTCAGCATGCCCAATAAGATGAAAAGCCCTGGGATTGAGGAGTAATAACTGCTTTTATCCACCTATCTTCCTGATTTCTTCTCAAAATTGTTTGCCGAATAAAAAAAACAAATTACCTTTGCCCTCCCAAATTGTAAAGGGAAAAAAAGAAGAAGTTCATTGCATATGTCTCAGAGAATAAGAATCAAGCTGAAGTCCTACGATCATAACCTGGTAGACAAGTCTGCTGAGAAGATCGTTAAAACCGTGAGAAACACGGGTGCCGTGGTAACAGGTCCAATACCTTTACCCACAGAGAAGAAGATTTTTACGGTACTGCGTTCTCCGCACGTAAATAAGAAAGCGCGCGAGCAGTTCCAGTTATGTACGCACAAGCGTTTACTGGATATTTATACGTCTTCTTCCAGAACTGTAGACGCGCTGAGTAAGCTCGATTTACCTTCTGGGGTTGAAGTGGAAATTAAAGCATAGGACTTCAGAAGTGGGTAAAAGGCCCACTTGAGGTATTTTGTAACGTATAATAGGTCACACCTTCCGGGTGGCCGCCCAATAAAGTATTTAAACCGCCCATCCTGGGGAGAGCAAGAACACCCCCAGGCGCTGGGTAAAATCATATAACAAATGAAAGGTATTATTGGTAAAAAGATTGGTATGACCAGTATCTTCGAGGCCAATGGTAAGCAAACAGCTTGTACCATTATCGAAGCAGGTCCATGCGTTGTAACACAGGTTAAGACCCAGGAGTCTGACGGTTACACCGCTATTCAGGTTTCTTTCGGAGAAAAGAAAGAAAAGAACACCACAAAGGCAGAATTGAATCACTTCGCGAAAGCAAGCACCTCTCCCAAACGTTTTGTAAAAGAATTACGTAACCCAGATGTTGAAAAAGCCCTTGGTGAATCTATCACCTGCGAAATATTTGCAGAAGGCGAAACTGTAGACATCGTAGGCACTTCCAAAGGTAAAGGTTTCCAGGGTGTTGTAAAACG contains the following coding sequences:
- a CDS encoding outer membrane beta-barrel protein, with amino-acid sequence MKKICHLTLVMFAMLFGSTAMAQTQKGNLMVGGDLTNFGFNFQKGSTKFDFNLTPKLGYFIKDDLALGGYVNFGLSTAKGAGSTVDYGIGAFGRYFINDKNVKKLEFSKRARFFVEANAGFAGTNPASGASTNGLNLGAGPGLAYFITPNVALEALVKYDLIVGFGNSVTSNQLGFNLGFQIYLPTAKAKQIIREEQR
- the rpsJ gene encoding 30S ribosomal protein S10, translating into MSQRIRIKLKSYDHNLVDKSAEKIVKTVRNTGAVVTGPIPLPTEKKIFTVLRSPHVNKKAREQFQLCTHKRLLDIYTSSSRTVDALSKLDLPSGVEVEIKA
- the rplC gene encoding 50S ribosomal protein L3; its protein translation is MKGIIGKKIGMTSIFEANGKQTACTIIEAGPCVVTQVKTQESDGYTAIQVSFGEKKEKNTTKAELNHFAKASTSPKRFVKELRNPDVEKALGESITCEIFAEGETVDIVGTSKGKGFQGVVKRHGFSGVGEASHGQHDRSRAPGSIGGSSYPSRVFKGMRMAGQTGNERVKVKGLKILKIFPEKNYILVSGSVPGHNGSIVLIQK
- a CDS encoding PQQ-dependent sugar dehydrogenase codes for the protein MKPLQYLSLLLPIILWVMLLPTASCKKEAKPPARDEEWPADSIRTVVEGLNFPWEIHWGPDDHIWMTERNGQISRIVPKTGQVIPLLRISEAKAMGEGGLLGMTLHPDFNTQPYVYVIYNYDKSGTYTEKVVRYTYGNGALSSPVTLLDNINAGNIHNGARLLISTGAAPKLWISTGDAGQSAVAQNTAAPNGKILRINLDGSIPADNPFPNNPVWSYGHRNPQGLVQTDNTLYSSEHGQNIEDEVNIIEKQRNYGWPNVEGPCDQPGEATFCNANNVKQPVWSSGNSTVATSGMDYYNHDRIPQWKNSLLLTTLKGRRLYQLKLGADGKSVTGTTTYFTNAFGRLRDVCISPAGRVYLCTSNGGNADKVVEISY
- a CDS encoding polysaccharide deacetylase family protein translates to MKPDKKLLISVDVEEFDIPEEFGQQVPLQEKLEVSRRGLERTLELFERYHVRATFFITAYWAQHYPELVRQMAATHEIASHAYYHSSFKESDLESSRLALQEISGQQVYGFRMPRLRQVNMTALKAAGYTYDASVNPTWMPGRYNNWHLPRTLFREKEMWIIPSSVSPICRYPVFWLSVKNAPLWMSRHFSKTILKRDKYLSFYFHPWELAELEGYSLPGYISRMSGNKMRDKMEGFLQFLQQQGQFCAHRDFLEANS